The following proteins are encoded in a genomic region of Amphiura filiformis chromosome 11, Afil_fr2py, whole genome shotgun sequence:
- the LOC140163805 gene encoding LOW QUALITY PROTEIN: uncharacterized protein (The sequence of the model RefSeq protein was modified relative to this genomic sequence to represent the inferred CDS: deleted 1 base in 1 codon): MEPPSNHLTSPYGSPPGCPPTMYGPNTDYNLQHKMQDQYYNDTRQQSSMGYPMSGQNYPSMGMEQSKMAADPSGFASGAYGPMMRALTEDDLYNQQQPQQAPYRQMPAGGMSGYGQNINYPSQEGGYGAHSTGGQYPFSPGHSPRSSQFFPMHGQSDGYTSPPVQSSHFGPNGPLGQYQRQSPLMNMASPNGQSSPGVPPYSRPTTTNHPVSAPSPVLGMQGSNSMYSSHTGGNSGHLSHNSPLPSPSNLRSPASVHSPKSLPATSPSTFASPSPSPVGMMAGQTQHRQTRSPGASGPFQQNPGLQPYPIPSPKVRAVEQASTVSGNTPYVELVSTRDSPHGSTASNNSQDSGGSGRAPYPPKEQSANRGHLPQLEEMVKFLGEPTAKGILYDKDNQPREPDVNGRNSVEDKMNYSVETDSNRFSDNNDSKSVSPSKTRWQSRQHTQSTDSEGDLPTKRRRSSSGERGERRRQGSGGNNVNQRSPKRRNSLRKSDDEMISNEASPKRLPRSPRRHSLEKPDPTTETPNNGPSPTNNVMAVDNKEGLLPNPRTENCGENNPSNGAKSETGECDKNRTIEQNIEDQPSGSVKQEPPQDIPYSDEQQMDVKSESLHTSPMDVPSTSRTLKRNSPGSPGSSGPSTPRSLYKKKGRPVGSKNRTKEEIERDKLLPKKKRPYKRRNIDPELQQELGKFKHVAKGGKVADNKQSLQKGPVLRIQGTVDNVVSSKVLNCPLDEASSQKEVGKKQKKKTGRVAKRYSTVARAVPHGPATVHASEFRPVGEWVCALCGKTSNVGTLGHLYGPYYPHGYQIPPQPPKTDSTAQTKEEVEEVEAPPSKKGKGRARLKVAESRTTAIKRCAKGKGAKQQTPQSGTTQRPSRYSKGASGKRTPKAAKMEDFDYEYETPGATKGGQRRRRRSSATGGSSSRSSVKSMPPEQAESGRKRRKSLKGDPRGGSNEIWVHEDCAIWAQGVYSMGSTLYGLYEAVLAAKKVECVKCNKKGASMGCLSKGCKKTYHFMCAQQAGCQLQDENYSMICPEHKDKMVKMRDVT; this comes from the exons ATGGAACCACCAAGCAACCATCTTACCTCACCGTATGGGTCGCCACCGGGGTGCCCGCCTACCATGTACGGACCCAACACAGATTACAACTTGCAGCACAAAATGCAGGATCAGTACTACAATGATACCAGACAGCAGAGCTCCATGGGGTATCCTATGAGCGGTCAGAACTACCCTTCTAtgggaatggaacaatccaaaatggctgccgatCCGTCAGGTTTTGCCAGTGGGGCATACGGTCCCATGATGCGTGCGTTAACCGAGGACGATTTGTATAATCAGCAACAACCACAACAGGCTCCGTACAGACAAATGCCCGCTGGCGGTATGAGTGGTTATGGACAAAATATAAATTATCCGTCACAAGAGGGCGGCTATGGTGCTCATTCAACAGGCGGGCAATATCCATTCAGTCCTGGGCACAGCCCTCGTAGCTCACAGTTTTTCCCCATGCACGGCCAGAGTGACGGTTACACGTCGCCTCCCGTGCAAAgctcacattttggaccaaatgGTCCTCTTGGACAATATCAGCGTCAGAGTCCGCTGATGAACATGGCAAGTCCGAATGGGCAATCCTCGCCAGGCGTTCCTCCTTATTCAAGACCAACTACTACCAATCATCCTGTGTCGGCACCTTCACCTGTTTTGGGTATGCAAGGTAGTAATAGTATGTATAGCTCTCATACAGGTGGTAACTCAGGACACTTAAGTCATAACTCGCCTCTGCCATCGCCAAGCAATTTACGATCTCCTGCCTCGGTGCACAGTCCCAAAAGTCTGCCAGCAACATCTCCCAGCACCTTTGCCTCCCCGTCTCCATCACCGGTTGGGATGATGGCGGGGCAAACTCAACACAGACAAACCAGGTCACCGGGGGCAAGTGGTCCGTTCCAGCAGAACCCAGGTCTGCAGCCGTATCCGATTCCCTCACCGAAAGTACGCGCTGTGGAGCAAGCCAGCACTGTGAGTGGTAACACTCCGTATGTTGAATTGGTCAGTACACGTGATTCACCGCATGGTTCAACGGCTAGTAATAATAGTCAGGACAGCGGTGGGAGCGGCAGGGCACCGTATCCACCTAAAGAACAGTCAGCTAACCGTGGACATCTTCCTCAGCTTGAGGAGATGGTGAAATTTTTGGGTGAACCCACGGCAAAAGGGATCTTATATGACAAAGATAATCAGCCTAGAGAGCCTGATGTTAATGGAAGAAATAGTGTTGAAGACAAAATGAACTATTCTGTAGAAACAGATTCTAATAGGTTCAGTGATAACAACGACTCAAAAAGTGTATCACCC TCCAAGACCAGGTGGCAGTCAAGACAGCACACACAATCGACTGATTCTGAGGGTGATTTGCCCACAAAGAGAAGGCGGAGCTCATCTGGAGAACGTGGCGAAAGGAGGCGACAAGGGTCCGGTGGGAATAATGTTAATCAGAGATCACCGAAACGAAGGAACTCTTTAAGAAAAAGTGACGATGAGATGATCTCAAATGAAGCTAGCCCTAAGAGGCTTCCAAGGTCACCCAGGCGACATTCATTAGAAAAGCCTGATCCAACTACAGAAACACCAAATAATGGTCCAAGTCCAACTAATAATGTAATGGCTGTTGATAATAAAGAGGGTTTATTACCGAATCCAAGAACTGAAAATTGTGGTGAGAACAACCCTTCAAATGGTGCTAAGTCTGAAACAGGTGAATGCGATAAGAATAGAACTATAGAACAGAACATTGAGGATCAACCCTCTGGATCTGTGAAACAAGAACCACCACAAGATATTCCATACTCGGATGAGCAACAAATGGATGTGAAATCCGAATCATTACATACCTCCCCGATGGATGTGCCATCTACTTCAAGAA CGCTGAAGAGAAACAGCCCAGGTAGTCCTGGAAGCAGCGGTCCATCAACGCCTCGATCTCTCTATAAAAAAAAGGGTAGACCAGTTGGAAGCAAGAACAGAACTAAGGAAGAAATTGAAAGGGATAAACTGCTGCCGAAAAAGAAACGACCTTACAAGAGGCGAAATATTGACCCTGAATTACAGCAGGAGTTAGGAAAGTTTAAACATGTTGCGAAAGGTGGTAAAGTTGCCGATAACAAGCAGAGTTTACAAAAAGGACCGGTCCTGAGAATACAAGGAACAGTTGATAATGTGGTTTCCAGTAAAGTATTGAACTGTCCATTAGATGAAGCAAGCAGTCAGAAAGAAGTGGGAAagaaacagaaaaagaaaacTGGTCGCGTTGCCAAAAGGTACAGCACCGTTGCTAGGGCAGTGCCACATGGGCCGGCAACAGTGCATGCATCGGAGTTTAGGCCCGTCGGTGAATGGGTCTGTGCGTTATGTGGGAAAACTTCCAATGTTGGTACTCTGGGACATTTATACGGACCATATTATCCTCACGGCTATCAGATACCACCACAGCCACCAAAAACAGACAGTACTGCGCAAACCAAAGAAGAGGTGGAAGAAGTCGAGGCACCACCATCCAAAAAAGGTAAAGGTAGAGCGAGGTTAAAAGTCGCCGAGTCCCGCACCACCGCCATCAAAAGGT GTGCTAAGGGCAAAGGTGCCAAACAACAGACTCCACAATCAGGGACTACTCAAAGACCATCAAGATATAGCAAAGGTGCCTCCGGAAAAAGAACACCAAAAGCTGCCAAAATGGAGGactttgattatgaatatgaGACTCCGGGAGCCACAAAAGGAGGacagaggaggagaagaagatcCTCCGCTACCGGTGGTTCGTCTTCCCGCAGCTCCGTCAAGAGCATGCCACCTGAGCAGGCGGAGTCTGGCAGGAAGCGGAGGAAGAGTTTGAAGGGCGATCCACGAGGCGGATCAAATGAGATCTGGGTGCATGAAGATTGTGCTATCTGGGCTCAAGGAGTGTACTCCATGGGAAGTACTTTGTATGGACTGTATGAGGCAGTTTTGGCAGCCAAAAAGGTG GAGTGTGTGAAATGCAACAAGAAAGGTGCCTCAATGGGATGTCTGAGTAAAGGCTGTAAGAAGACCTATCACTTCATGTGTGCTCAACAAGCAG